Proteins from a single region of Nerophis ophidion isolate RoL-2023_Sa linkage group LG08, RoL_Noph_v1.0, whole genome shotgun sequence:
- the col1a1b gene encoding collagen, type I, alpha 1b: MFSFVDIRLALLLSAAVLLVRGQGEDDSTFGSCTLDGQLYNDKDVWKPEPCQICVCDSGTVMCDEVICEDTSDCADPIIPDGECCPICPEDGPQIPGEPIKGDVGPKGDIGPMGPPGNDGIPGQPGFPGPPGPPGPPGLGGNYSPQMSYVDHSKSGPAQNLPGPMGPMGPRGAPGAPGAAGPQGFTGPQGEPGEPGASGPMGPRGPAGPIGKNGDDGEAGKAGRPGERGAPGLQGTRGFPGTPGLPGIKGHRGFSGLDGAKGDAGPAGPKGEGGASGVNGIPGAMGARGLPGERGRPGPAGPAGARGNDGNAGPAGPPGSTGPAGPPGFPGGAGVKGETGPQGGRGSDGPQGARGEPGNPGAQGAAGPAGAPGSDGHPGAKGSVGPAGIAGAPGLPGARGPSGGVGPVGAVGPKGNNGDPGPSGAKGEPGAKGETGPTGVQGLAGNSGEEGKRGARGEPGVGGPRGPPGERGGPGARGFPGSEGAVGGKGAPGERGAPGPLGPQGSTGETGAPGAPGATGSKGVTGSPGSSGADGKAGPAGPPGQDGRPGAAGPAGARGQPGVMGFPGPKGVTGENGKAGEKGPAGNVGPVGAPGKDGDLGAPGPSGIAGPAGEKGEMGPAGASGFQGPTGTQGATGETGKPGEQGVAGEFGPSGPSGPRGDRGFPGERGAPGVAGPTGPRGSPGPSGNDGPKGEPGAGGANGAAGSPGMQGMPGERGASGLFGVKGERGDAGVKGADGAVGKDGAPGMTGAIGPHGPPGSQGEKGEPGPVGAVGPSGPRGSPGERGEAGPGGPAGFAGPPGADGQPGAKGESGDTGPKGDAGAPGPGGPVGAAGPQGPAGAVGAKGARGGAGAPGGTGHPGPSGRVGPAGPSGAAGAPGPAGPAGKDGPRGARGETGPAGRPGEPGAMGLAGVPGERGSPGSDGAPGAAGLPGPQGIGGQRGIVGLPGLRGERGSDGLRGPSGEPGKQGPGGPVGERGSPGPAGPPGLSGAPGEAGREGSQGHDGAPGRDGAAGAKGNRGESGIAGPPGPPGGPGAPGAVGPSGKTGDRGESGPAGSAGPAGPAGVRGPAGPAGAKGDRGEAGEAGERGHKGHRGFTGMSGLPGPHGVAGERGPAGVSGPAGPRGPAGSNGSPGKDGMNGIAGPIGPPGPRGRNGEMGPAGPPGPPGIAGPPGAPGGGFDFISSPIQEKAPDPFRGGFYRADDPNVLRDRDMEVDSTLESLTSRIEKLRSPDGTQKSPARMCRDLRMCHPEWKSGTYWVDPNQGSSLDAIKVHCNMETGETCIYPSQSTIPMKNWYRSKNPREKKHVWFSESMSGGFQFQYGSDGADVEDVSIQMTFMRLMANQASQNVTYHCKNSIAYMDSASGNLKKALLLQGSNDVEIRAEGNSRFTYSVNQDGCTSHTGSWGKTVIDYKTSKTSRLPIIDIAPMDVGAPDQEFGVEVGPVCFL, encoded by the exons ATGTTCAGCTTTGTGGATATTCGGTTAGCGCTTTTGCTCAGCGCTGCGGTGCTTTTGGTGAGAGGTCAAGGCGAGGATGACA GCACATTTGGCAGCTGCACGCTAGACGGACAATTGTACAACGACAAGGATGTGTGGAAACCGGAGCCGTGCCAGATCTGCGTGTGCGACAGCGGCACTGTCATGTGCGACGAAGTCATCTGCGAGGACACTTCCGACTGCGCCGACCCCATCATCCCAGACGGGGAGTGCTGTCCCATCTGCCCCGAAGACG GACCCCAGATTCCCGGAGAG CCAATAAAGGGAGATGTTGGCCCCAAAGGAGACATC GGTCCCATGGGTCCTCCTGGCAACGATGGAATCCCCGGACAACCTGGCTTCCCTGGACCACCCGGCCCCCCTGGCCCCCCTGGCCTTGGCGGA AACTACTCTCCTCAAATGAGCTATGTGGACCACTCCAAGTCTGGGCCAGCCCAAAACCTGCCCGGTCCCATG GGCCCAATGGGCCCCCGTGGTGCTCCCGGAGCCCCTGGCGCCGCT GGTCCTCAGGGTTTCACTGGCCCACAAGGAGAGCCTGGTGAGCCCGGAGCTTCT GGTCCCATGGGTCCCCGTGGTCCCGCTGGCCCCATTGGAAAGAACGGAGATGAT GGTGAGGCTGGCAAAGCCGGACGCCCCGGCGAGCGTGGAGCCCCTGGCCTGCAG GGTACCCGTGGATTCCCCGGAACCCCCGGACTTCCCGGCATCAAGGGACACAGA GGTTTCAGCGGCTTGGATGGAGCTAAGGGAGACGCTGGACCTGCCGGACCCAAG GGAGAGGGTGGTGCTTCTGGAGTGAACGGTATCCCCGGAGCCATG GGTGCTCGCGGTCTTCCTGGTGAGAGAGGCCGTCCCGGACCTGCTGGCCCCGCT GGTGCTCGCGGTAACGATGGCAACGCTGGCCCTGCCGGACCCCCT GGATCTACTGGACCTGCTGGCCCCCCTGGATTCCCTGGTGGTGCTGGAGTGAAG GGAGAGACTGGTCCCCAAGGAGGCCGTGGTTCCGATGGACCCCAGGGAGCCCGTGGTGAGCCTGGTAACCCAGGAGCCCAGGGAGCTGCCGGACCTGCC GGTGCCCCAGGATCTGATGGTCATCCCGGTGCCAAGGGTTCCGTT GGTCCCGCTGGTATTGCTGGTGCTCCCGGTTTACCCGGTGCCCGTGGACCTTCTGGAGGTGTGGGCCCCGTCGGTGCCGTTGGTCCCAAGGGTAACAAT GGTGACCCAGGTCCCTCTGGTGCTAAGGGAGAGCCCGGTGCAAAGGGAGAGACT GGCCCCACCGGAGTTCAGGGACTTGCTGGAAACTCTGGTGAGGAGGGCAAGAGAGGAGCCCGTGGAGAGCCCGGTGTTGGTGGACCCCGTGGACCCCCTGGAGAGCGT GGCGGTCCTGGTGCTCGTGGTTTCCCTGGATCTGAGGGAGCTGTTGGTGGAAAG GGAGCCCCTGGTGAGCGCGGTGCCCCCGGCCCATTGGGACCTCAGGGATCCACCGGTGAGACCGGAGCTCCTGGCGCTCCTGGTGCCACTGGATCCAAG GGTGTGACTGGTAGCCCTGGAAGCTCTGGCGCTGATGGCAAAGCCGGACCCGCT GGTCCTCCTGGACAAGATGGACGCCCCGGAGCTGCTGGCCCCGCTGGAGCCAGAGGACAGCCAGGAGTTATGGGATTCCCCGGACCCAAGGGAGTTACT GGTGAGAACGGCAAGGCTGGAGAGAAAGGTCCCGCTGGCAATGTTGGCCCCGTT GGTGCCCCCGGCAAAGATGGTGACCTTGGTGCTCCTGGACCTTCCGGCATCGCT GGACCTGCTGGAGAGAAGGGAGAGATGGGACCCGCTGGAGCCAGCGGATTCCAG GGGCCTACCGGAACCCAAGGTGCTACTGGTGAGACTGGAAAGCCCGGTGAGCAG GGTGTTGCTGGCGAGTTTGGACCTAGCGGCCCATCCGGACCTAGA GGCGACAGAGGTTTCCCTGGTGAGCGTGGGGCTCCTGGTGTCGCTGGTCCAACCGGACCCCGTGGTTCTCCTGGCCCCTCTGGTAACGATGGACCTAAG GGAGAGCCTGGTGCCGGTGGTGCCAACGGTGCCGCAGGAAGCCCCGGTATGCAGGGAATGCCCGGCGAGCGCGGAGCTTCTGGTCTGTTTGGCGTCAAGGGAGAGAGA GGTGATGCCGGTGTTAAGGGAGCCGATGGTGCCGTAGGCAAAGATGGCGCCCCTGGTATGACTGGCGCTATTGGACCCCACGGACCTCCTGGTTCTCAGGGTGAGAAG GGTGAGCCTGGCCCCGTCGGAGCTGTTGGACCCAGCGGCCCCCGTGGCTCCCCT GGTGAGCGTGGAGAGGCTGGCCCTGGTGGACCTGCTGGATTTGCCGGACCTCCT GGTGCTGATGGTCAGCCTGGTGCCAAGGGAGAGAGTGGTGATACTGGACCCAAGGGAGATGCTGGTGCACCTGGACCCGGTGGACCTGTTGGAGCTGCTGGACCTCAG GGACCTGCTGGAGCCGTTGGAGCCAAGGGTGCTCGTGGTGGTGCTGGAGCCCCT GGGGGTACTGGTCACCCTGGACCTTCTGGAAGAGTTGGACCCGCTGGACCCTCT GGAGCCGCTGGAGCCCCTGGACCTGCTGGACCCGCTGGCAAAGACGGCCCAAGAGGCGCTCGTGGTGAGACTGGTCCCGCCGGTCGCCCCGGTGAGCCTGGTGCTATGGGACTTGCCGGAGTTCCCGGTGAGAGAGGATCTCCTGGTTCCGATGGAGCCCCT GGTGCCGCCGGTCTGCCCGGACCCCAAGGTATTGGTGGACAGCGTGGTATTGTAGGTCTCCCTGGACTGCGTGGAGAGCGTGGTTCCGATGGTCTGCGTGGTCCTTCT GGTGAGCCTGGAAAGCAGGGACCTGGCGGACCTGTTGGCGAGCGTGGATCCCCCGGACCCGCCGGACCTCCTGGACTGTCTGGTGCTCCCGGAGAGGCTGGTCGTGAG GGATCTCAGGGACACGATGGTGCACCCGGTCGCGATGGAGCCGCTGGCGCCAAG GGAAACCGTGGTGAGAGTGGTATTGCTGGACCCCCTGGACCTCCTGGTGGTCCCGGTGCCCCCGGTGCTGTTGGCCCATCTGGCAAGACTGGCGATCGTGGAGAGTCt GGTCCCGCTGGTTCCGCTGGCCCCGCCGGTCCCGCTGGCGTCCGCGGTCCTGCC GGCCCTGCTGGAGCTAAGGGAGACCGAGGAGAGGCCGGTGAGGCCGGAGAGAGAGGACACAAGGGACATAGAGGATTCACCGGCATGAGTGGTCTGCCTGGACCTCAT GGAGTTGCTGGAGAAAGAGGACCCGCTGGAGTGTCTGGACCCGCTGGACCAAGA GGACCTGCTGGATCTAACGGCTCCCCCGGAAAGGATGGCATGAACGGTATCGCCGGACCCATCGGACCCCCTGGACCCCGTGGCCGCAACGGAGAGATGGGACCTGCT GGACCTCCTGGACCCCCTGGCATTGCCGGACCCCCCGGTGCTCCCGGCGGCGGATTCGACTTCATCAGCAGTCCTATTCAGGAGAAAGCCCCCGATCCCTTCCGTGGCGGCTTCTACCGCGCCGACGACCCCAACGTGCTGCGTGATCGCGACATGGAGGTGGACTCTACTCTGGAGTCTCTGACCAGCAGAATCGAGAAGCTCCGCAGCCCCGACGGCACCCAGAAGAGCCCCGCCCGCATGTGCCGCGACCTCAGGATGTGCCACCCCGAGTGGAAGAGCG GCACCTACTGGGTGGACCCCAACCAGGGATCCTCTCTGGATGCCATCAAGGTCCACTGCAACATGGAGACCGGCGAGACCTGCATCTACCCCAGCCAGTCCACCATCCCCATGAAGAACTGGTACCGCAGCAAGAACCCCAGAGAGAAGAAGCACGTCTGGTTCAGCGAGTCCATGAGCGGTGGATTCCAG TTCCAGTATGGCAGCGACGGAGCTGATGTGGAGGACGTCAGCATCCAGATGACCTTCATGCGTCTGATGGCCAACCAGGCCTCCCAGAACGTCACCTACCACTGCAAGAACAGCATCGCCTACATGGACTCGGCCTCCGGCAACCTCAAGAAGGCCCTGCTCCTCCAGGGCTCCAACGACGTGGAGATCAGAGCCGAGGGCAACAGCCGCTTCACATACAGCGTCAACCAGGACGGCTGCACG TCACACACTGGCTCCTGGGGCAAGACGGTCATCGACTACAAGACATCGAAAACATCCCGCCTGCCAATCATTGACATTGCTCCTATGGATGTTGGGGCCCCTGATCAGGAATTTGGCGTCGAAGTTGGCCCAGTTTGCTTCTtgtag